Proteins from a genomic interval of Clostridium scatologenes:
- a CDS encoding OB-fold nucleic acid binding domain-containing protein has protein sequence MKIEDIAKASNGDAIEVLAMVNDKRTGYKKDGSPYIIMIMQDNTGSISFPVWDHYDRLNNSMEEGSIVHVKGFAGSFNGNMQIKNPVIQVLQQDVNYSDFVPFYDVPKELIEYFIKTINKLEDKYKKIAVAATGAMGYNNERWDAFLNCVAAEKFHGNKRGGLFIHTVGVMKTMESVLNNYIDNPFYMNASNVINKDRLILKAVIHDIMKIKEYQYNGVIKRKPIKLDHIVMGAAYVSEINNEVGNVLSEEELDDICYSILSHHGEFGKFEPKGVEDILLNIADIVDSQIVNAIENKI, from the coding sequence TTGAAAATTGAAGATATTGCTAAAGCAAGTAATGGAGATGCCATTGAAGTTTTAGCAATGGTAAATGACAAAAGAACAGGATATAAGAAGGACGGAAGCCCTTATATAATCATGATAATGCAAGATAATACAGGATCAATATCATTCCCAGTATGGGATCATTATGATAGGTTAAATAATTCAATGGAAGAAGGAAGCATTGTACATGTAAAGGGATTTGCAGGAAGTTTTAATGGGAATATGCAAATAAAAAATCCTGTAATACAAGTACTTCAGCAAGATGTAAATTATTCGGATTTTGTGCCATTTTATGATGTACCTAAGGAGCTTATTGAATACTTTATTAAAACTATAAATAAATTAGAAGATAAATATAAAAAAATAGCTGTAGCTGCTACTGGAGCCATGGGATACAATAATGAAAGATGGGATGCATTTTTGAATTGTGTTGCAGCGGAAAAGTTTCATGGTAATAAAAGAGGTGGACTTTTTATACATACTGTAGGTGTGATGAAAACTATGGAAAGTGTGCTTAATAATTATATAGATAATCCTTTTTATATGAATGCAAGCAATGTAATAAATAAGGATAGACTTATATTAAAGGCTGTGATACATGATATTATGAAAATAAAGGAATATCAATATAATGGTGTAATAAAAAGAAAGCCTATAAAATTAGATCATATAGTAATGGGTGCAGCATATGTATCAGAAATAAATAATGAAGTAGGAAATGTCCTTTCGGAAGAAGAGTTAGATGATATATGTTATTCTATACTTTCACACCATGGTGAGTTTGGAAAGTTTGAGCCTAAAGGAGTAGAAGACATTTTATTAAATATAGCAGATATAGTAGATAGCCAAATTGTGAATGCTATAGAAAATAAAATATAA
- a CDS encoding metal-dependent hydrolase, producing MKGKTHAGLGIVTFLSVYNSLPEKFNYIGMMAVILASVLPDIDHPKSVINKYILPFRNKATKVTLYMCLGIIILWYDYLYTKQPAFKALGVSFMVIAMSSHRNGLTHSLTGMIIFSFIAGYIGNMYNIHYLVYYFMIGYGMHLLCDMATNRGVPLLYPFRNKKVKLPITYKTNSKMGNSIEELLMIFGLLFIIYKLPQIFIK from the coding sequence ATGAAGGGGAAAACTCATGCTGGTCTTGGAATAGTTACTTTTTTATCAGTTTATAATAGTTTGCCGGAAAAATTTAACTATATTGGTATGATGGCGGTTATTTTGGCATCAGTTTTGCCGGATATAGACCATCCTAAAAGTGTAATAAATAAATATATATTACCATTTAGAAATAAAGCAACAAAAGTTACTTTATATATGTGTTTGGGTATAATAATTTTATGGTATGATTATTTATATACAAAGCAACCTGCATTCAAGGCATTAGGAGTTTCTTTTATGGTAATAGCTATGTCATCCCACAGGAATGGATTAACTCATAGTCTAACAGGTATGATTATATTTTCTTTTATAGCAGGTTATATAGGAAATATGTATAATATTCATTATCTTGTTTACTATTTCATGATAGGTTATGGTATGCATCTGCTGTGTGATATGGCAACTAATAGAGGGGTACCGCTTTTATATCCTTTTAGAAACAAAAAGGTAAAGTTACCCATTACTTATAAAACTAATTCTAAAATGGGTAATTCCATAGAAGAATTACTTATGATATTTGGACTTTTATTTATAATATATAAACTTCCACAAATTTTTATTAAGTAA